The Macaca fascicularis isolate 582-1 chromosome 1, T2T-MFA8v1.1 genome includes a window with the following:
- the CD55 gene encoding complement decay-accelerating factor isoform X2, giving the protein MTVALPSVPAALPLLGELPRLLLLLLLLCLPAVWADCGPPPAVPNAQPALKGLTSFPENTVITYRCDENFMKIPGKQDSVMCLPDSQWSDIEEFCNRSCGAPTRLKFASLKQLYIPQSYFPVGTVVEYECRPGYRRDPSLLAKLTCLQNLKWSTAAEFCKKKSCPNPGEIPNGQIDTSNGILFGAAISFSCNTGYKLFGPTSSLCLVSGSGVQWSDTLPECREIYCPAPPQIDNGIIQGEREHYGYRQSITYLCNRGFTMIGEHSIYCTVNDDEGEWSGPPPACRANSLVSKAPPTVQKPTTVNVRTTEVSPTSQKTTTPNAQATRSTPASRTTKHFHKTTPDKGSGTSSGATHLLSGSHPVTQAGMRWCIHSSLQSRTPGLKRSFHFSLPSSWYYRNLHIVFHSGCTNLHSHQQYIRFPFLHILTSICYFLSKNGHSN; this is encoded by the exons ATGACTGTCGCGCTGCCGAGCGTGCCCGCGGCGCTGCCCCTCCTTGGGGAGCTGCcccggctgctgctgctgctgctgctgctgtgcctGCCGGCCGTGTGGG CTGACTGTGGCCCTCCCCCAGCTGTACCTAATGCCCAGCCAGCTTTGAAAGGCCTTACAAGTTTTCCCGAGAACACCGTAATAACGTACAGATGTGATGAAAACTTTATGAAAATTCCTGGTAAGCAGGACTCAGTGATGTGCCTTCCGGACAGTCAATGGTCAGATATTGAAGAGTTCTGCAATC GTAGCTGCGGTGCACCAACCAGGCTAAAGTTTGCATCCCTCAAACAGCTTTATATCCCTCAGAGTTATTTTCCAGTCGGTACTGTTGTGGAATATGAGTGTCGTCCAGGTTACAGAAGAGACCCTTCTCTATTAGCAAAACTAACTTGCCTTCAGAATTTAAAATGGTCCACAGCAGCTGAATTTTGTAAAA AGAAATCATGCCCTAATCCTGGAGAAATACCAAATGGTCAGATCGATACATCAAATGGCATATTATTTGGTGCAGCCATCTCCTTCTCATGTAACACAGG GTACAAATTATTTGGCCCGACTTCTAGTTTATGTCTTGTTTCAGGCAGTGGAGTCCAGTGGAGTGACACGTTGCCAGAGTGCAGAG aaatttattgTCCAGCACCACCACAAATTGACAATGGAATAATTCAAGGGGAACGTGAACATTATGGATATAGACAGTCTATAACGTATTTATGTAATAGAGGATTCACCATGATTGGAGAGCACTCTATTTATTGTACTGTGAATGACGATGAAGGAGAGTGGAGTGGCCCACCACCTGCATGTAGAG CAAACTCTCTAGTTTCCAAGGCCCCACCAACAGTTCAGAAACCTACCACAGTAAATGTTCGAACTACAGAAGTCTCACCAACTTCTCAGAAAACCACCACACCAAATGCTCAAG CAACACGGAGTACACCTGCTTCCAGGACAACCAAGCATTTTCATAAAACAACCCCAGATAAAGGAAGTGGAACCAGTTCAG GTGCTACCCATCTTCTATCTG ggtctcatcctgtcacccaggctggtatgcggTGGTgtattcatagctcactgcagtctcgaactcctgggctcaagcgatccttccacttcagcctcccaagtagctggtactacag gaacctccatattgtattccacagtggctgtacaaatttacattctcaccaacagtatataagatttccttttcttcacatcctcaccagcatctgttattttttgtctaaaAATGGTCATTCTAACTGA
- the CD55 gene encoding complement decay-accelerating factor isoform X7: MTVALPSVPAALPLLGELPRLLLLLLLLCLPAVWADCGPPPAVPNAQPALKGLTSFPENTVITYRCDENFMKIPGKQDSVMCLPDSQWSDIEEFCNRSCGAPTRLKFASLKQLYIPQSYFPVGTVVEYECRPGYRRDPSLLAKLTCLQNLKWSTAAEFCKKKSCPNPGEIPNGQIDTSNGILFGAAISFSCNTGYKLFGPTSSLCLVSGSGVQWSDTLPECREIYCPAPPQIDNGIIQGEREHYGYRQSITYLCNRGFTMIGEHSIYCTVNDDEGEWSGPPPACRANSLVSKAPPTVQKPTTVNVRTTEVSPTSQKTTTPNAQATRSTPASRTTKHFHKTTPDKGSGTSSGATHLLSGSPEKQNQ, encoded by the exons ATGACTGTCGCGCTGCCGAGCGTGCCCGCGGCGCTGCCCCTCCTTGGGGAGCTGCcccggctgctgctgctgctgctgctgctgtgcctGCCGGCCGTGTGGG CTGACTGTGGCCCTCCCCCAGCTGTACCTAATGCCCAGCCAGCTTTGAAAGGCCTTACAAGTTTTCCCGAGAACACCGTAATAACGTACAGATGTGATGAAAACTTTATGAAAATTCCTGGTAAGCAGGACTCAGTGATGTGCCTTCCGGACAGTCAATGGTCAGATATTGAAGAGTTCTGCAATC GTAGCTGCGGTGCACCAACCAGGCTAAAGTTTGCATCCCTCAAACAGCTTTATATCCCTCAGAGTTATTTTCCAGTCGGTACTGTTGTGGAATATGAGTGTCGTCCAGGTTACAGAAGAGACCCTTCTCTATTAGCAAAACTAACTTGCCTTCAGAATTTAAAATGGTCCACAGCAGCTGAATTTTGTAAAA AGAAATCATGCCCTAATCCTGGAGAAATACCAAATGGTCAGATCGATACATCAAATGGCATATTATTTGGTGCAGCCATCTCCTTCTCATGTAACACAGG GTACAAATTATTTGGCCCGACTTCTAGTTTATGTCTTGTTTCAGGCAGTGGAGTCCAGTGGAGTGACACGTTGCCAGAGTGCAGAG aaatttattgTCCAGCACCACCACAAATTGACAATGGAATAATTCAAGGGGAACGTGAACATTATGGATATAGACAGTCTATAACGTATTTATGTAATAGAGGATTCACCATGATTGGAGAGCACTCTATTTATTGTACTGTGAATGACGATGAAGGAGAGTGGAGTGGCCCACCACCTGCATGTAGAG CAAACTCTCTAGTTTCCAAGGCCCCACCAACAGTTCAGAAACCTACCACAGTAAATGTTCGAACTACAGAAGTCTCACCAACTTCTCAGAAAACCACCACACCAAATGCTCAAG CAACACGGAGTACACCTGCTTCCAGGACAACCAAGCATTTTCATAAAACAACCCCAGATAAAGGAAGTGGAACCAGTTCAG GTGCTACCCATCTTCTATCTG